One genomic region from Streptomyces sp. Li-HN-5-11 encodes:
- the glpK gene encoding glycerol kinase GlpK, with product MTDNADKYVAAIDQGTTSSRCIVFDHSGAIVAVDQREHRQIFPKPGWVEHDATEIWSKVQAVVAGAIAKAGLRAEQLSALGITNQRETTVLWDRATGKPVHNAIVWQDTRTAALCNELGGSDGQDRFREQTGLPLASYFSGPKAAWLLDNVQGLRDRAERGEIAFGTIDSWLIWNLTGGTDGGHHVTDVTNAGRTMLMNLETLQWDEAILAAMNVPEAMLPEIKSSSEVYGTAVGQLAGVPVASALGDQQAAIFGQACYDVGDAKNTYGTGSFLLLNTGNRPVPSKSGLLTTMGYKIGTEAPVYCLEGAIAITGALVQWFRDQLGIIRTADEIEPLAASVEDNGGAYIVPAFSGLFAPYWRSDARGVVTGLTRYVTKAHLARAVLEATSWQTREVVDAMYQDSGVRLTTLKVDGGMTKNNLLMQHQADVLDVPVIRPKVSETTCLGAAYAAGLATGVWNDLDELKSHWQKDAEWTPSMDASTRDRQYHNWRKAVEKSFGWLEDGED from the coding sequence ATGACGGACAACGCCGACAAGTACGTGGCCGCAATCGACCAGGGCACCACCTCGAGCCGCTGCATCGTCTTCGACCACAGCGGCGCCATCGTCGCCGTCGACCAGCGCGAACACCGCCAGATCTTCCCCAAGCCGGGCTGGGTCGAGCACGACGCCACCGAGATCTGGTCGAAAGTGCAGGCGGTGGTCGCGGGCGCGATCGCCAAGGCCGGACTGCGCGCCGAACAGCTCAGCGCCCTCGGGATCACCAACCAGCGCGAGACGACGGTGCTGTGGGACCGGGCCACCGGCAAACCCGTGCACAACGCGATCGTCTGGCAGGACACACGCACCGCGGCGCTGTGCAACGAGCTGGGCGGCTCCGACGGGCAGGACCGGTTCCGCGAGCAGACCGGCCTGCCGCTCGCCAGCTACTTCTCGGGACCGAAGGCAGCCTGGCTGCTGGACAACGTGCAGGGTCTGCGCGACCGCGCCGAACGCGGCGAGATCGCCTTCGGCACGATCGACTCCTGGCTCATCTGGAACCTCACCGGCGGCACCGACGGCGGGCACCACGTCACCGACGTCACCAACGCCGGCCGCACCATGCTGATGAACCTGGAGACCCTCCAGTGGGACGAGGCCATCCTGGCCGCCATGAACGTTCCCGAGGCGATGCTCCCCGAGATCAAGTCCTCCTCCGAGGTGTACGGGACCGCCGTGGGCCAGCTCGCCGGCGTACCGGTGGCCTCCGCCCTGGGCGACCAGCAGGCAGCCATCTTCGGGCAGGCCTGTTACGACGTCGGTGACGCCAAGAACACCTATGGCACCGGCAGCTTCCTGCTGCTGAACACCGGCAACCGGCCCGTGCCGTCGAAGAGCGGCCTGCTCACCACCATGGGCTACAAGATCGGTACCGAGGCCCCGGTCTACTGTCTGGAGGGCGCGATCGCCATCACGGGCGCGCTCGTGCAGTGGTTCCGCGACCAGCTCGGCATCATCCGCACCGCCGACGAGATCGAGCCGCTCGCGGCGAGCGTCGAGGACAACGGCGGCGCGTACATCGTGCCCGCCTTCTCCGGCCTGTTCGCCCCGTACTGGCGTTCGGACGCCCGTGGGGTGGTCACCGGTCTGACACGGTACGTCACGAAGGCACATCTCGCGCGCGCGGTACTCGAGGCGACTAGCTGGCAGACGCGTGAGGTCGTCGACGCCATGTACCAGGACTCCGGGGTTCGGCTGACCACACTGAAGGTCGACGGCGGCATGACGAAGAACAATCTGCTCATGCAGCACCAGGCGGACGTGCTCGACGTGCCGGTGATCCGCCCCAAGGTCTCGGAGACCACCTGCCTGGGGGCCGCCTACGCGGCCGGTCTCGCCACCGGGGTGTGGAACGACCTGGACGAACTCAAGTCGCACTGGCAGAAGGACGCCGAGTGGACTCCGTCCATGGACGCCTCCACCCGTGACCGCCAATACCACAACTGGCGCAAGGCCGTGGAGAAGAGCTTCGGCTGGCTGGAGGACGGCGAGGACTGA
- a CDS encoding ATP/GTP-binding protein, with the protein MIFGRTERGKPPVEPVTLKILVAGGFGVGKTTLVGAVSEIRPLRTEELLTEAGRPVDDVSGVEAKRTTTVAMDFGRITLREDLVLYLFGTPGQERFWFMWDELSEGALGAVVLADTRRLEDCFAAVDYFERRSIPFLVGVNCFEGAPRYPAEDVRQALDLEDDVPLLLCDARDRESVKEVLIGVVEHAMAYAADRRQAANT; encoded by the coding sequence ATGATCTTCGGGCGCACTGAGCGCGGCAAGCCCCCGGTCGAGCCCGTCACGCTCAAGATCCTGGTGGCCGGCGGCTTCGGCGTGGGCAAGACGACCCTCGTGGGCGCGGTCAGCGAGATCAGGCCGCTGCGCACCGAGGAACTGCTCACCGAGGCCGGGCGCCCGGTCGACGACGTCAGCGGCGTGGAGGCCAAGCGCACCACCACCGTGGCCATGGACTTCGGCCGCATCACCCTGCGTGAGGACCTGGTGCTCTACCTCTTCGGGACGCCCGGGCAGGAACGGTTCTGGTTCATGTGGGACGAGCTGTCCGAGGGCGCGCTCGGCGCGGTCGTCCTGGCCGACACCCGCCGCCTCGAGGACTGTTTCGCCGCCGTCGACTACTTCGAGCGGCGCTCCATACCCTTCCTCGTCGGCGTCAACTGCTTCGAGGGAGCACCCCGCTATCCGGCGGAGGACGTCCGGCAGGCCCTCGACCTCGAGGACGACGTCCCCCTGCTGCTGTGCGACGCCCGTGACCGCGAGTCGGTCAAGGAGGTGCTCATCGGAGTCGTCGAACACGCCATGGCGTACGCCGCGGATCGCCGCCAGGCCGCCAACACCTGA
- a CDS encoding hydantoinase B/oxoprolinase family protein, whose translation MTGWQFWVDRGGTFTDVVARRPDGRLVTHKLLSDNPARYADAAVAGVRELLDGSADPIESVRMGTTVATNALLERKGERTLLVITRGFRDALRIAYQNRPHIFARRIELPELLHERVLEVDERIAADGTVLRTPDLEALAGPLQEAYDDGIRAVAVVCLHSHLHPAHERAVGELAARTGFPQISLSSEVSPLMKLVPRGDTAVVDAYLSPVLRRYVQHVADQLEGVRLMFMQSNGGLAEAGQFRGKDAILSGPAGGIVGMARMSQLAGFDRVIGFDMGGTSTDVSHFAGEYERVLTTQIAGVRLRAPMLDIHTVAAGGGSVLHFDGSRYRVGPDSAGADPGPACYRGGGPLAVTDANVMLGRIQPAHFPKVFGSGGDEPLDDALVHDRFTALARRIREQTGDDRTPEQVAEGFLQIAVANIANAVKRISVQKGHDVTRYALTTFGGAGGQHACMVADALGIRTVLVPPMAGVLSALGIGLADTTAMREQSVEAPLEPASMPGALKTADDLEAAARAELLAEDVREERIRVTRRAQLRYDGTDTTLTVELAEPDTMRHAFEERHRATYSFTLDRPIVVESLSVEATGITEPPDLSALAPYEAATADRRAAPRTVRLHTDGAWRDVPLHRREDLPPGETVTGPAIIAEASATTVVDDGWRAAATDDGHLLLERAAVTQSSDLGTEADPVLLEVFNNLFMSIAEQMGARLESTAQSVNIKERLDFSCALFDPDGNLVANAPHIPVHLGSMGTSVKEVIRRRGSRMRPGDTYAVNDPYHGGTHLPDVTVITPVFDREDTHGERILFYVASRGHHAEIGGIAPGSMPASSRRIEEEGVLFDNWLLAENGRLRDEETLRLLTGAPYPSRNPRTNLADLRAQIAANQKGVDEVARMIEDFGPDVVQAYMRHVQDNAEEAVRRVIDALDDGEYAYETDSGAVIRVRVRVDREHRSATIDFTGTSPQLATNFNAPFSVVNAAVLYVFRTLVADDIPLNDGCLRPLEIVVPSGSMLSPKPPAAVVAGNVETSQAITGALYAALGVQAEGSGTMNNVTFGNERHQYYETVASGSGAGDGFPGASVVQTHMTNSRLTDPEVLEWRLPVRLEEFAVRRGSGGAGRWRGGDGAVRRIRFLEAMTVSTLSQHRRIPPYGMAGGEPGALGANRVERADGTVHDLGGSDSADVAPGEVFVIETPGGGGYGPPPPDPEQAGEEIDDLRAH comes from the coding sequence GTGACAGGCTGGCAGTTCTGGGTCGACCGAGGCGGCACCTTCACCGACGTCGTCGCGCGGCGCCCGGACGGCCGCCTGGTCACGCACAAGCTGCTGTCCGACAACCCCGCGCGGTACGCCGACGCGGCCGTCGCGGGCGTGCGCGAACTCCTCGACGGCTCCGCGGACCCGATCGAGTCGGTCCGCATGGGTACCACCGTCGCCACCAACGCGCTGCTGGAACGCAAGGGCGAGCGGACCCTCCTCGTCATCACCCGCGGCTTCCGCGACGCCCTGCGCATCGCCTATCAGAACCGCCCGCACATCTTCGCCCGCCGCATCGAACTGCCCGAACTCCTCCACGAACGGGTCCTCGAGGTCGACGAGCGCATCGCCGCCGACGGCACCGTCCTTCGCACCCCCGACCTGGAGGCCCTCGCCGGCCCCCTCCAGGAGGCGTACGACGACGGCATCCGCGCCGTCGCCGTGGTCTGCCTGCACAGTCATCTGCACCCCGCGCACGAGAGAGCCGTCGGAGAGCTCGCCGCCCGTACCGGCTTTCCGCAGATCTCGCTGTCCAGCGAGGTCAGCCCGCTGATGAAGCTCGTCCCGCGCGGGGACACCGCAGTCGTCGACGCCTACCTGTCGCCCGTACTGCGCCGCTACGTCCAGCACGTCGCCGACCAACTCGAGGGCGTACGGCTGATGTTCATGCAGTCCAACGGCGGGCTCGCCGAGGCCGGGCAGTTCCGCGGCAAGGACGCCATCCTCTCCGGGCCCGCGGGCGGCATCGTCGGCATGGCCCGCATGTCCCAGCTCGCCGGATTCGACCGCGTCATCGGCTTCGACATGGGCGGCACCTCCACCGACGTCTCCCATTTCGCCGGCGAGTACGAACGCGTCCTCACCACGCAGATCGCGGGCGTCCGGCTGCGGGCGCCCATGCTGGACATCCACACCGTCGCGGCCGGAGGCGGCTCCGTACTGCACTTCGACGGCTCGCGCTACCGGGTGGGCCCGGATTCCGCGGGCGCCGACCCGGGACCGGCGTGCTACCGCGGCGGCGGCCCGCTGGCCGTCACGGACGCCAATGTGATGCTCGGCCGCATCCAGCCCGCACACTTCCCCAAGGTGTTCGGCTCCGGCGGCGACGAGCCCCTCGACGACGCGCTCGTCCACGACCGCTTCACCGCCCTCGCACGCCGGATCCGTGAGCAGACAGGCGACGACCGCACCCCCGAGCAGGTCGCCGAGGGATTTCTGCAGATCGCCGTCGCCAACATCGCCAACGCGGTCAAGCGGATCTCCGTGCAGAAGGGCCACGACGTCACCCGCTACGCCCTCACCACCTTCGGTGGTGCGGGCGGACAGCATGCCTGCATGGTCGCCGACGCGCTCGGCATCCGAACCGTCCTCGTCCCGCCCATGGCGGGTGTCCTCTCCGCACTCGGTATCGGTCTCGCCGACACCACGGCCATGCGGGAACAGTCCGTCGAAGCACCCCTGGAGCCCGCCTCCATGCCCGGCGCGCTGAAGACCGCAGACGACCTGGAGGCCGCGGCCCGCGCGGAACTCCTCGCCGAGGACGTCCGCGAGGAGCGCATCCGCGTCACCCGGCGCGCCCAGCTCCGCTATGACGGCACCGACACGACCCTCACCGTCGAACTGGCCGAGCCGGACACGATGAGGCACGCCTTCGAAGAACGTCATCGCGCCACGTACTCCTTCACGCTCGACCGCCCGATCGTCGTGGAATCCCTCTCCGTGGAAGCCACCGGCATCACAGAGCCCCCCGATCTCTCCGCCCTCGCCCCGTACGAGGCGGCCACCGCGGACCGCCGTGCCGCCCCGCGGACCGTCCGCCTCCACACCGACGGCGCCTGGCGCGACGTCCCGCTCCACCGCCGCGAGGACCTGCCTCCCGGCGAGACCGTCACCGGCCCCGCGATCATCGCCGAGGCCAGCGCGACGACCGTCGTCGACGACGGCTGGCGGGCCGCGGCGACCGACGACGGGCATCTGCTCTTGGAACGCGCCGCGGTTACGCAGAGTTCCGATCTCGGCACAGAAGCCGACCCGGTTCTGCTGGAGGTCTTCAACAACCTCTTCATGTCCATCGCGGAGCAGATGGGCGCCCGGCTGGAATCCACCGCCCAGTCGGTCAACATCAAGGAGCGCCTCGACTTCTCCTGCGCCCTGTTCGACCCCGACGGAAACCTGGTGGCCAATGCCCCGCACATCCCCGTCCATCTCGGTTCGATGGGCACCAGTGTCAAGGAGGTCATCCGCCGTCGCGGCTCCCGGATGAGGCCGGGCGACACGTACGCGGTCAACGACCCCTACCACGGCGGCACGCACCTGCCGGACGTCACCGTCATCACCCCCGTCTTCGACCGGGAGGACACGCACGGTGAACGCATCCTCTTCTACGTGGCCTCGCGCGGCCACCACGCCGAGATCGGGGGCATCGCGCCGGGTTCCATGCCCGCGAGCAGCCGACGTATCGAGGAGGAAGGTGTCCTCTTCGACAACTGGCTGCTCGCCGAGAACGGCCGCCTGCGGGATGAGGAGACGCTCCGACTGCTGACCGGGGCGCCGTATCCCTCCCGCAACCCGAGGACCAACCTCGCCGATCTGCGCGCCCAGATCGCCGCCAACCAGAAGGGCGTCGACGAGGTCGCCCGCATGATCGAGGACTTCGGCCCAGACGTCGTCCAGGCCTACATGCGGCACGTGCAGGACAATGCCGAGGAGGCCGTCCGCCGCGTCATCGACGCCTTGGACGACGGCGAGTACGCCTACGAGACCGACTCGGGTGCCGTCATCCGGGTCCGCGTCCGCGTGGACCGTGAGCACCGGTCCGCCACGATCGACTTCACGGGCACCTCCCCCCAGCTGGCGACCAACTTCAACGCGCCGTTCTCCGTCGTCAACGCCGCCGTCCTCTACGTCTTCCGCACGCTGGTCGCCGACGACATCCCGCTCAACGACGGCTGTCTGCGCCCGCTGGAGATCGTCGTGCCGTCGGGTTCGATGCTCAGTCCCAAGCCGCCGGCCGCAGTCGTCGCGGGCAACGTGGAGACCTCCCAGGCGATCACCGGCGCGCTCTACGCGGCGCTCGGCGTCCAGGCCGAGGGCTCCGGGACGATGAACAACGTCACTTTCGGCAACGAGCGCCACCAGTACTACGAAACCGTCGCCTCCGGCTCGGGAGCCGGCGACGGCTTCCCCGGCGCCAGTGTCGTCCAGACGCACATGACCAACTCCCGTCTCACCGATCCTGAAGTCCTCGAATGGCGGCTGCCCGTCCGGCTGGAGGAGTTCGCGGTCCGGCGCGGCAGCGGCGGCGCCGGACGATGGCGGGGCGGAGACGGCGCGGTACGCCGCATCCGCTTCCTCGAGGCCATGACCGTCTCCACGCTCTCCCAGCACCGCAGGATCCCGCCGTACGGCATGGCGGGCGGCGAGCCCGGTGCGCTGGGCGCCAACCGGGTCGAGCGTGCCGACGGCACGGTCCACGACCTCGGAGGAAGCGACTCGGCGGACGTCGCCCCCGGTGAGGTATTCGTCATCGAAACCCCCGGCGGCGGAGGCTACGGCCCACCGCCACCCGACCCCGAGCAAGCAGGAGAAGAGATCGATGATCTTCGGGCGCACTGA
- a CDS encoding DUF742 domain-containing protein, whose translation MSGDGQARSHWFDDEAGPVVRPYAMTRGRTSHAAQHRLDLIAVVVTENHVGDPEADHALSPEHVDIVERCRDTPQSVAELAAELDLPVGVVRVLVGDLVDEEYVHVNRPVPPAELPDESILRDVINGLRAL comes from the coding sequence ATGAGCGGAGACGGTCAGGCAAGAAGCCACTGGTTCGACGACGAGGCCGGACCGGTGGTCCGTCCGTACGCCATGACACGTGGCCGTACCAGCCATGCGGCCCAGCACCGCCTCGACCTGATCGCGGTGGTCGTCACGGAGAACCACGTCGGCGATCCGGAGGCGGACCACGCGCTGTCCCCGGAACACGTGGACATCGTGGAGCGGTGCCGGGACACCCCCCAGTCGGTCGCCGAACTGGCCGCGGAACTCGACCTCCCCGTCGGCGTGGTGCGCGTCCTCGTCGGCGATCTCGTGGACGAGGAGTACGTGCACGTGAACCGCCCGGTGCCCCCGGCGGAACTGCCGGACGAGAGTATTCTGCGCGACGTGATCAACGGCCTGCGGGCGCTGTGA
- a CDS encoding roadblock/LC7 domain-containing protein, translating into MTAPKATGHTAPDKGELNWLLDDLVVRVASIRKALVLSGDGLPIGVSQDLTREDSEHLAAVASGFHSLAKGVGRHFDAGSVRQTVVELDDAFLFVTAAGDGSCLAVLSDADSDIGQVAYEMTLLVKRVGVHLGAAPRTDPPAGG; encoded by the coding sequence ATGACCGCACCGAAGGCGACCGGCCATACCGCACCCGACAAGGGGGAGCTGAACTGGCTCCTCGACGACCTCGTGGTGCGGGTGGCCAGCATCCGTAAGGCGCTCGTGCTCTCCGGGGACGGTCTGCCCATAGGTGTGTCCCAGGATCTGACCCGCGAGGACAGTGAGCACCTGGCCGCCGTGGCCTCCGGCTTTCACAGTCTTGCCAAGGGCGTGGGCCGGCACTTCGACGCGGGCAGCGTCCGGCAGACGGTCGTCGAACTGGACGACGCCTTCCTGTTCGTGACCGCCGCCGGAGACGGCAGCTGCCTCGCCGTCCTGTCGGACGCCGACTCGGACATCGGCCAGGTCGCGTACGAGATGACGCTCCTGGTCAAGCGGGTCGGCGTACATCTGGGCGCCGCTCCGCGCACCGATCCGCCCGCAGGCGGGTAG